One Microbacterium marinum genomic window carries:
- a CDS encoding 5-dehydro-4-deoxyglucarate dehydratase encodes MNFDGILFFPVTTFDGSGTVDVDLLQQHVAAGVAAGAGGVFPACGTGEYHALSAAESALVVRTAVDTVAGRVPVVAGAGGPLGHAIDTARSAADAGADALLVMPPYLVGAPQAGLVAYVEAIAAASDLPVIVYHRANAVFAPATMRELAGNPRVVGFKDGLGDIGATQLIVRAVAQTGREDFAFFNGLLTAELTQGAYRGIGVPLYSSAAFAMIPDVANAYYRAYVDGDEARRMAILDGFYAPLVALRDEAPGFGVSLIKAGLRLEGMPVGSVRAPLVDPTPSQEERLGEILAAGRALL; translated from the coding sequence ATGAACTTCGACGGCATCCTCTTCTTCCCCGTCACCACCTTCGACGGGTCGGGAACCGTCGACGTCGACCTGCTGCAGCAGCACGTCGCCGCCGGTGTCGCGGCCGGCGCGGGTGGCGTGTTCCCCGCCTGCGGCACCGGCGAGTACCACGCGCTCTCCGCCGCGGAGTCTGCGCTCGTCGTCCGCACCGCCGTCGACACGGTCGCCGGGCGCGTGCCCGTCGTCGCGGGCGCCGGCGGACCCCTCGGCCATGCCATCGACACGGCGCGCTCGGCGGCGGATGCCGGTGCCGACGCGCTCCTCGTGATGCCGCCGTACCTGGTCGGCGCGCCCCAGGCGGGCCTCGTCGCCTACGTCGAGGCGATCGCCGCGGCATCCGACCTGCCGGTCATCGTCTATCACCGCGCCAACGCCGTCTTCGCCCCCGCGACGATGCGCGAGCTCGCGGGGAACCCGCGCGTGGTCGGGTTCAAGGACGGGCTGGGCGACATCGGGGCGACGCAGCTGATCGTCCGCGCGGTCGCGCAGACCGGACGGGAGGACTTCGCGTTCTTCAACGGCCTGCTGACCGCCGAGCTGACGCAGGGCGCGTACCGGGGCATCGGCGTGCCGCTGTACTCGTCGGCCGCCTTCGCGATGATCCCCGACGTCGCGAACGCGTACTACCGCGCGTACGTCGACGGCGACGAGGCGCGCCGGATGGCGATCCTCGACGGCTTCTACGCACCGCTCGTCGCGCTCCGCGACGAGGCGCCCGGCTTCGGCGTCTCGCTGATCAAGGCGGGCCTGCGGCTGGAGGGGATGCCGGTGGGCTCCGTTCGCGCTCCGCTCGTCGACCCGACGCCCTCCCAGGAGGAGCGCCTCGGCGAGATCCTCGCCGCGGGTCGCGCACTGCTGTGA
- a CDS encoding NAD-dependent epimerase/dehydratase family protein yields the protein MTRIAVTGGAGRLGRTLVSGLAARGHDVISLDRARAAALDVDGVEQVAIDLLDADATANALAAARVDALIHLAAIAVPFSAPEDVIMRTNTGLAVSVLDGAIRAGIGRIVAASSPTVLGYGNPSGWLPERFPLDEETAPRPWNAYALSKLMIEQTLAMLQARTGDAVRYAAFRPCYVIAPEEWAGVPTQQGHTVRERLADPALSAPALFNYVDARDVTAFADTLLAALPDIRNGETFFVGADDALATRPLAELLPRFVPGSEAPAAALTGTSPAFSTAKAARVLGWRPAYRWRDQLPDVAAAASAPLPATAAADRKDVPV from the coding sequence GTGACCCGCATCGCCGTCACCGGCGGAGCCGGACGCCTGGGACGCACCCTCGTCTCGGGTCTCGCGGCGCGCGGCCACGACGTCATCTCCCTCGACCGCGCGCGGGCCGCAGCGCTCGACGTCGACGGCGTCGAGCAGGTCGCCATCGACCTCCTCGATGCGGATGCCACGGCGAACGCCCTCGCCGCTGCCCGTGTCGACGCGCTCATCCATCTCGCCGCGATCGCGGTGCCCTTCAGCGCTCCCGAAGACGTCATCATGCGCACCAACACGGGACTGGCCGTCTCTGTGCTCGACGGCGCGATCCGGGCGGGGATCGGACGCATCGTGGCGGCATCCAGCCCCACCGTCCTCGGGTACGGGAACCCGAGCGGCTGGCTGCCGGAACGGTTCCCGCTCGACGAGGAGACCGCGCCTCGTCCGTGGAACGCCTACGCCCTGTCGAAGCTCATGATCGAGCAGACCCTCGCGATGCTGCAGGCGCGCACCGGCGACGCCGTCCGCTACGCCGCCTTCCGTCCCTGTTACGTGATCGCCCCGGAGGAGTGGGCGGGGGTTCCGACCCAGCAGGGCCACACCGTCCGCGAGCGACTCGCCGACCCGGCGCTGTCCGCGCCCGCGCTGTTCAACTACGTCGACGCGCGTGACGTCACGGCCTTCGCTGACACCCTCCTCGCCGCGCTCCCCGACATCCGAAACGGCGAGACCTTCTTCGTCGGCGCCGACGACGCACTCGCAACGCGTCCGCTCGCCGAGCTGCTTCCCCGGTTCGTCCCGGGGTCGGAGGCGCCGGCGGCCGCCCTCACCGGCACCTCCCCCGCTTTCTCCACCGCCAAGGCGGCACGCGTGCTGGGATGGCGCCCCGCCTACCGCTGGCGCGACCAGCTCCCCGACGTGGCCGCCGCGGCATCCGCCCCTCTCCCGGCGACCGCCGCCGCCGATCGAAAGGACGTGCCGGTATGA
- a CDS encoding Gfo/Idh/MocA family protein encodes MSRTRYALVGAGHRAQMYVDAISETYTERAELVAICEPNPVRAQVYVDLVVSRGLPAPAVFTPDQLEQLIADEKIDRVIICSRDDTHAEMIVRALHAGADVVVEKPLTIDAEKAAAIEAAVAQTGREVVLTFNYRYAPRNSTLRQVIAEGHIGQVTSVEFTWLLDTHHGADYFRRWHREKEHSGGLLVHKSSHHFDLVNWWIGQRPQRVFASGGLRFYGAENASARGLVDRPARGTHDGERDPFELDLRGDARLTALYLDAEGHDGYLRDRDVFGEGISIEDNLALIVDYSGGATLSYSLNAHAPWEGYRVAVNGTEGRVELDVVERGAVLIGDGLHPVVDPSATDAGDTSSIRPVGDRLVLQRHWSEAVEIPIEGGGEAHGGGDVLLLDDVFAGPVNDPLGRPADWTDGVRSIAVGIAGNQSLATGSAIRVADLGVKMLASDS; translated from the coding sequence ATGTCGCGCACGCGCTACGCCCTCGTCGGAGCAGGCCATCGCGCCCAGATGTACGTCGACGCGATCAGCGAGACCTACACCGAACGCGCCGAGCTCGTCGCGATCTGCGAGCCCAACCCCGTGCGCGCCCAGGTGTACGTCGATCTCGTCGTCTCGCGGGGACTGCCCGCCCCCGCGGTCTTCACCCCCGATCAGCTCGAGCAGCTCATCGCCGACGAGAAGATCGACCGCGTCATCATCTGCTCGCGCGACGACACCCACGCCGAGATGATCGTGCGCGCACTGCACGCCGGAGCCGACGTCGTGGTCGAAAAGCCGCTCACGATCGACGCCGAGAAGGCCGCCGCGATCGAAGCCGCCGTGGCCCAGACCGGGCGCGAGGTGGTCCTGACCTTCAACTACCGGTACGCGCCGCGCAACAGCACACTCCGCCAGGTGATCGCCGAGGGGCACATCGGGCAGGTCACCTCCGTCGAGTTCACGTGGCTGCTCGACACCCACCACGGAGCCGACTACTTCCGCCGCTGGCACCGCGAGAAGGAGCACTCCGGCGGCCTCCTCGTCCACAAGTCGAGCCACCACTTCGACCTCGTGAACTGGTGGATCGGCCAGCGCCCCCAGCGCGTCTTCGCGTCGGGTGGCCTGCGCTTCTATGGCGCCGAGAACGCCTCGGCTCGCGGCCTCGTTGACCGCCCCGCGCGCGGGACCCACGACGGCGAGCGCGACCCGTTCGAGCTCGACCTCCGCGGCGACGCGAGGCTCACCGCCCTGTACCTCGACGCTGAGGGGCACGACGGCTACCTGCGCGATCGCGACGTGTTCGGCGAGGGCATCAGCATCGAGGACAACCTCGCCCTGATCGTCGACTACTCCGGCGGCGCGACCCTGTCGTACTCGTTGAACGCGCACGCTCCGTGGGAGGGCTATCGCGTCGCCGTCAACGGCACCGAGGGCCGGGTCGAGCTCGACGTCGTCGAACGCGGCGCCGTCCTCATCGGCGACGGACTCCATCCGGTCGTCGACCCCAGCGCCACCGACGCCGGTGACACGTCGAGCATCCGGCCGGTCGGCGACCGCCTCGTGCTGCAGCGGCACTGGAGCGAGGCCGTGGAGATCCCCATCGAAGGCGGCGGCGAAGCGCACGGCGGGGGCGACGTCCTCCTCCTCGACGATGTCTTCGCCGGGCCGGTGAACGACCCGCTCGGCCGGCCTGCCGACTGGACCGACGGGGTGCGATCGATCGCCGTCGGCATCGCCGGCAACCAGTCGCTCGCCACCGGCTCCGCGATCCGCGTCGCCGACCTCGGCGTGAAGATGCTCGCGAGCGATTCGTGA
- a CDS encoding LacI family DNA-binding transcriptional regulator: MARSARATITQVARTAGVSLSTVSRVMNGNPTVDAALAERVREVAAELGYSANPLARSLVLGRTQTVAVVIPDLANPTFQSILRGLSRAASDDGFHVLIADTAEQVAEEATLATATRRRTDGVILCAPRMPADDLAALLPSLSPVVVVNRPPQEATPTVAADYRVGMAQLVQHVYDLGHRRVAYLAGVVGSASGAARRSALDEALTAHPDLEIIEIASGVDFDSGAGSADAVMAADVTAVLAFNDLVAMGLLSAVGDRGIRVPEDLSIAGFDDIPFARYTTPPLTTAAVPGLELGQEAWQAMSALLEGRDAATSTVRDPALVVRGSTGPRPS; encoded by the coding sequence ATGGCACGGTCCGCCCGCGCGACCATCACGCAGGTCGCTCGCACCGCCGGCGTGTCCCTCTCGACCGTGTCGAGGGTCATGAACGGCAACCCGACGGTCGACGCCGCACTCGCCGAGCGGGTGCGCGAGGTCGCAGCGGAGCTCGGCTACAGCGCCAACCCGCTCGCCCGGTCGCTGGTGCTCGGACGCACCCAGACGGTCGCGGTCGTCATTCCCGACCTCGCGAACCCCACCTTCCAGTCCATCCTCCGCGGGCTCAGCCGCGCGGCATCCGACGACGGCTTCCACGTCCTCATCGCCGACACCGCCGAACAGGTCGCCGAGGAGGCGACGCTCGCCACGGCGACCCGACGCCGCACCGACGGCGTGATCCTCTGCGCACCGCGCATGCCTGCCGACGACCTCGCCGCGCTCCTGCCGTCACTGTCGCCGGTCGTGGTGGTGAACCGGCCGCCCCAGGAGGCCACACCCACCGTCGCCGCGGACTACCGCGTGGGGATGGCGCAGCTCGTGCAGCACGTCTACGACCTGGGTCACCGGCGGGTCGCGTACCTCGCCGGCGTCGTCGGCAGCGCGTCAGGAGCGGCCCGACGGAGCGCGCTCGACGAGGCGCTCACGGCGCACCCCGACCTCGAGATCATCGAGATCGCCTCCGGCGTCGACTTCGACAGCGGCGCGGGCTCTGCCGACGCGGTGATGGCGGCGGACGTCACCGCGGTCCTGGCCTTCAACGACCTCGTCGCGATGGGGCTGCTGTCGGCTGTCGGCGATCGCGGCATCCGTGTGCCCGAAGACCTGTCGATCGCCGGGTTCGACGACATCCCGTTCGCCCGCTACACGACTCCGCCATTGACGACGGCGGCGGTGCCCGGGCTCGAGCTGGGCCAGGAGGCCTGGCAGGCGATGAGCGCGCTGCTCGAGGGGCGGGATGCCGCGACTTCGACGGTGCGCGATCCCGCGCTCGTCGTGCGCGGCAGCACCGGGCCGCGCCCGTCCTGA